One Candidatus Zixiibacteriota bacterium genomic window carries:
- a CDS encoding DNA ligase: protein MTDDKLKAYREKRDFRKTAEPSGGPAAGRGQPLFVIQKHRASHLHFDFRLEIDGVLKSWAVPKGPSANPSDKRLAVETEDHPIEYADFEGTIPEGEYGGGTVMIWDAGRYANLTQDREGGEIPLAEAYARGAIEIELHGARLRGGYALRRFKKERDRGQWLLIKMRDAHADPDRDPVAEHATSVKTGRTMEEIEHAEGGGEG from the coding sequence GTGACCGACGACAAACTCAAAGCCTACCGCGAGAAACGCGATTTTCGCAAGACCGCCGAACCATCGGGCGGCCCGGCCGCCGGCCGCGGCCAACCCCTTTTCGTCATCCAGAAACACCGCGCCTCCCACCTCCATTTTGACTTCCGCCTCGAGATCGACGGCGTCCTGAAATCGTGGGCGGTGCCGAAAGGCCCCTCGGCCAACCCGTCCGACAAGCGCCTCGCCGTCGAAACCGAGGACCACCCGATCGAGTACGCCGACTTCGAAGGGACCATCCCCGAGGGGGAGTATGGCGGCGGCACGGTCATGATCTGGGACGCCGGCCGGTACGCCAATCTTACGCAGGACCGGGAGGGCGGTGAAATTCCCCTCGCCGAGGCCTACGCGCGGGGCGCGATCGAGATCGAACTCCACGGCGCCCGGCTCCGGGGCGGCTACGCCCTGCGCCGCTTCAAGAAGGAGCGCGACCGCGGGCAGTGGCTCCTGATCAAGATGAGGGACGCGCACGCCGACCCCGACCGCGACCCCGTCGCCGAACATGCCACCTCGGTCAAGACCGGCCGCACGATGGAGGAAATCGAGCACGCCGAGGGCGGGGGAGAGGGATGA
- a CDS encoding FprA family A-type flavoprotein, giving the protein MQPPQISDNVWWVGVRDRDLRIFDIIMATQHGTTYNAYLVKGTERVALIDTVKAAFTEEYFANIAAVVPLDRVNLLVVNHTEPDHSGAMHALLDRLPNLEIVCATAALPFVKNVLNREAKITPVKDNSEIDLGGKRLIFKLTPYMHWPDTMMEFLAEDGILFSCDGFAAHIAFDDLWADQSAVDFDSEMHYYYDAIMRPFAPYIRKNLPKLADFAIRMIAPSHGPLIRRDVAAHLDKYRRWSADKTEGKNQVAIVYVSSYGNTARIAGAVEANLRGRGYTTVMVNAADCRPGDLRDTLEASRAVAFGTPTFAGDAVRPTWDAVNLLSTVPTRGLKAAVFGSYGWGGEGVKLVQQRLEGMKIKTLDEIFKARLVPSSEDMASLDEWVGKFAALIEEKAAGGE; this is encoded by the coding sequence ATGCAGCCACCGCAAATTTCCGACAACGTCTGGTGGGTCGGCGTCCGCGACCGCGACCTGCGCATTTTTGACATTATTATGGCCACCCAGCACGGGACCACCTACAACGCCTACCTGGTGAAGGGGACCGAGCGCGTCGCACTCATCGACACGGTCAAGGCCGCCTTCACCGAGGAGTACTTCGCCAACATCGCCGCGGTCGTCCCGCTCGACCGCGTCAACCTGCTGGTCGTCAACCATACCGAACCCGATCACTCCGGCGCCATGCACGCGCTGCTCGACCGCCTGCCCAACCTGGAGATCGTCTGCGCCACCGCCGCTCTGCCCTTTGTGAAGAACGTCCTCAACCGCGAGGCCAAGATCACTCCGGTCAAGGACAACTCCGAAATCGACCTCGGCGGCAAGCGGCTCATTTTCAAGCTGACCCCCTACATGCACTGGCCCGATACCATGATGGAGTTCCTCGCGGAGGACGGGATTCTCTTTTCGTGCGACGGGTTCGCCGCCCACATCGCGTTCGATGATCTCTGGGCGGACCAGAGCGCGGTCGATTTCGACTCCGAGATGCACTACTACTACGACGCCATCATGCGCCCGTTCGCGCCCTATATCCGCAAGAACCTCCCCAAGCTGGCCGACTTCGCCATCCGCATGATCGCCCCGTCCCACGGCCCCCTCATCCGGCGGGACGTCGCCGCCCACCTCGACAAGTACCGGCGGTGGTCGGCCGACAAGACCGAGGGCAAAAACCAGGTCGCCATCGTCTACGTCAGTTCGTACGGAAACACCGCCCGCATCGCCGGCGCCGTCGAGGCCAACCTGCGGGGGAGAGGCTACACGACGGTGATGGTCAACGCCGCCGATTGCCGGCCCGGCGACCTCCGCGATACCCTCGAGGCTTCCCGCGCCGTCGCCTTCGGCACCCCGACCTTCGCCGGCGACGCTGTCCGGCCGACCTGGGACGCCGTCAACCTGCTCTCCACCGTCCCGACCCGCGGCCTGAAAGCGGCCGTTTTCGGCTCCTACGGCTGGGGCGGGGAAGGGGTCAAACTCGTGCAGCAGCGCCTTGAGGGCATGAAGATCAAGACCCTCGACGAGATCTTCAAAGCCCGTCTCGTGCCGTCGTCCGAAGACATGGCCAGTCTCGACGAGTGGGTGGGCAAGTTCGCCGCGCTGATCGAAGAGAAGGCGGCCGGCGGCGAGTGA
- a CDS encoding alpha/beta hydrolase, whose product MAKKKKKISQTTREVIKTAAVLIVVGILVVVYAIYPLTRAKAVMGRPNPDAFRNLDSLPVNDPAACLGADLVCDTFRVEVDALTNLAGLFVEVSSDTAAPVAGTVILLHEESADRTALLPWARQFVARGYNVVLYDQRASGLSSGQYHGEGRLEADDLEEVLAWLHIRDRLRPPVAVVGRGLGAEAAYLAALEEARLDGIVAIEPYLSTDRLWDVKRHARGLWNFPFFKTTMWWWYKIRSGYASPRRGLDNLEAVPIPALVFLPADAVDCPEIAALRELSEPNLLTVRPTPPEGQLLESVLAFVDGLRAAAAESSPAR is encoded by the coding sequence GTGGCGAAAAAAAAGAAAAAAATATCCCAGACCACGAGGGAGGTCATTAAGACCGCAGCCGTCCTGATTGTCGTCGGCATTCTTGTGGTCGTCTACGCCATCTACCCGCTCACTCGGGCCAAGGCGGTGATGGGCCGGCCGAACCCGGACGCGTTCCGAAATCTCGATTCCCTTCCGGTTAACGACCCCGCGGCCTGCCTCGGCGCCGACCTTGTCTGTGATACGTTTCGCGTCGAAGTCGACGCGCTGACCAACCTGGCCGGGTTGTTTGTCGAGGTGTCGTCCGACACGGCCGCGCCGGTCGCCGGCACGGTGATCCTGCTGCACGAGGAGAGCGCCGACCGCACCGCCCTGCTTCCCTGGGCGCGGCAGTTCGTCGCCCGCGGCTACAACGTCGTGCTCTATGATCAGCGCGCCTCGGGCCTCTCCAGCGGGCAGTACCACGGGGAAGGCCGTCTCGAGGCCGATGATCTCGAAGAGGTGCTCGCCTGGCTGCACATCCGCGACCGCCTCCGTCCCCCGGTCGCGGTCGTCGGCCGCGGCCTCGGCGCCGAGGCTGCCTACCTCGCGGCGCTCGAGGAGGCGCGCCTCGACGGCATCGTGGCGATCGAACCGTACCTCTCGACCGACCGCCTGTGGGACGTCAAACGGCACGCCCGCGGCCTCTGGAACTTCCCCTTCTTCAAGACCACGATGTGGTGGTGGTACAAGATTCGCTCCGGTTACGCCTCCCCGCGCCGCGGCCTGGACAACCTCGAGGCGGTTCCGATCCCCGCGCTCGTCTTCCTGCCCGCGGACGCAGTCGACTGCCCGGAAATCGCCGCCCTCCGCGAGCTGTCCGAACCGAATCTGCTCACGGTGCGGCCGACTCCCCCGGAAGGGCAGCTGCTGGAATCGGTCCTGGCTTTTGTCGACGGGCTGAGAGCGGCCGCGGCCGAGAGCTCGCCGGCGCGCTGA
- a CDS encoding T9SS type A sorting domain-containing protein → MAAPPAGSWDGGTKVNTGVPIVFNIRLAVDAANPDNIMGATNGWTVYMTGPGAGGALTLTTAVADLSALWDGGQPITPFLDGTSPEMVGVAGFSFFKDGLPEGFSVNPYVTITTSPMDEAWAGGQLCIDSAFYPPGGYWLWADAADPVDRVPAWGGPYCYTIEKIPNLCPTITNPPAVQLGGSHCTAISYDFNATDPEADAITFHKVSGIGNIDPVSGVWSYSPTIADVGTVFTVEVTAIDGFHNVGDCPIVSFDVVFTNAAPTVTCQGLKQVGKGNTITVQITKNNVDCDPGTFSIVSVTPAPVGAVSIDPNTGLLTFVTDITDGGILYDIVVGYSDGLETATCTQQIEVLQTEPFGIYIEKTHMSFQGQHEFVDVSMFQGSEQLWGFDLLIAYDASVLSFQAAIPGDIYEECGWEYFTYRYGANGNCGNACPSGLLRVVGFAETNNGANHPTCFGMAYPYSLFTLDFLVSDNRTYECQYAPIRFFWLDCGDNALSYHEIAAPEPYSQVLGISRFVYDNAFDAAGNFVPANGMLIPMALTFPSWGGAIDECDDIYNPDKPAPIRFVDFYNGGIDIACADSIDARGDINLDGQANTIADAVLFSNYFVYGLGVFTVNVQGQIAATDVNADGIALSVADLVYLIRVVVGDALPYAKLSPVTAQISNVGGVLSVDQSMGAAYVVVEGQANPTLLASGVDMKYAYDATENVTRVLVVGMAQGAAFQGDFLQVNGTVRSIEMATYYGAPVTAKLPSTFELLQNYPNPFNPTTTISFTLPTTSDYTITVYNVTGQVVASHSGNGQGQIDWTFDASKLSSGIYFYNVAAGDNSATKKMVLIK, encoded by the coding sequence TTGGCGGCTCCGCCGGCCGGTTCCTGGGACGGCGGCACAAAGGTCAACACAGGCGTTCCGATCGTGTTCAACATCCGGCTGGCCGTCGATGCGGCGAATCCGGACAACATCATGGGCGCCACGAACGGCTGGACGGTCTATATGACCGGTCCGGGCGCGGGCGGCGCGCTGACCCTGACGACCGCGGTGGCTGATCTGAGCGCGCTGTGGGACGGCGGTCAGCCGATTACCCCGTTCCTCGATGGCACGAGCCCTGAGATGGTCGGTGTGGCGGGCTTCAGCTTCTTCAAGGATGGTCTTCCGGAAGGTTTCTCGGTGAATCCTTACGTGACCATCACGACCAGCCCGATGGACGAGGCGTGGGCGGGCGGACAGCTCTGTATCGACTCGGCCTTCTACCCGCCGGGTGGTTACTGGCTGTGGGCCGACGCGGCTGACCCGGTCGACCGGGTGCCGGCGTGGGGCGGTCCGTACTGCTACACGATCGAGAAGATCCCGAACCTGTGCCCGACGATCACGAATCCGCCGGCGGTGCAGCTGGGCGGCAGCCACTGCACGGCGATCAGCTACGACTTCAACGCGACCGATCCGGAAGCGGATGCGATCACCTTCCACAAGGTGAGCGGCATCGGCAACATCGACCCGGTCTCGGGCGTGTGGTCGTACTCGCCGACGATTGCTGATGTCGGCACGGTGTTCACGGTCGAAGTGACGGCGATCGACGGTTTCCACAATGTGGGCGACTGCCCGATCGTGTCGTTCGACGTGGTCTTCACGAATGCGGCCCCGACCGTGACCTGCCAGGGTCTGAAGCAGGTTGGGAAGGGCAACACGATCACGGTTCAGATCACGAAGAACAATGTCGACTGCGATCCGGGCACGTTCTCGATCGTGAGCGTGACGCCGGCTCCGGTGGGCGCGGTTTCGATTGATCCGAACACGGGTCTGTTGACGTTCGTGACCGACATCACCGATGGCGGCATCCTGTATGACATCGTGGTCGGTTACAGCGACGGTTTGGAGACGGCGACCTGCACGCAGCAGATCGAAGTTCTGCAGACCGAGCCGTTCGGCATCTACATCGAGAAGACGCACATGTCGTTCCAGGGTCAGCACGAGTTTGTCGACGTGTCGATGTTCCAGGGTTCCGAGCAGCTCTGGGGCTTTGACCTGCTGATCGCGTACGACGCCTCGGTGCTGTCGTTCCAGGCGGCGATTCCGGGCGACATCTACGAGGAGTGCGGCTGGGAGTACTTCACGTACCGTTACGGTGCGAATGGTAACTGCGGGAATGCCTGCCCGAGCGGGCTGCTGCGCGTGGTCGGTTTTGCCGAGACCAACAACGGCGCCAACCACCCGACCTGCTTCGGTATGGCGTATCCGTACTCGCTGTTCACGCTGGACTTCCTGGTTTCGGACAACCGGACCTACGAGTGCCAGTATGCGCCGATCCGCTTCTTCTGGCTCGACTGCGGCGACAACGCCCTGTCGTACCACGAGATTGCGGCTCCGGAGCCCTATAGCCAGGTCCTCGGCATCAGCCGCTTTGTCTATGACAATGCGTTCGATGCGGCCGGCAATTTCGTTCCGGCGAACGGTATGTTGATTCCGATGGCGCTGACGTTCCCGTCGTGGGGCGGCGCGATCGACGAGTGCGACGACATTTACAATCCGGACAAGCCGGCGCCGATCCGCTTTGTGGACTTCTACAACGGCGGTATCGACATCGCCTGCGCTGACTCGATCGACGCGCGCGGCGACATCAACCTCGACGGCCAGGCGAACACCATTGCCGACGCAGTGCTCTTCAGCAACTACTTCGTGTATGGTCTGGGCGTGTTCACGGTCAACGTGCAGGGCCAGATTGCCGCGACCGACGTCAATGCCGATGGTATTGCGCTGAGCGTGGCCGACCTGGTGTACCTGATCCGTGTGGTCGTGGGTGATGCGCTGCCGTATGCGAAGCTGTCGCCGGTGACGGCGCAGATCAGCAACGTGGGCGGCGTGCTGTCCGTCGACCAGAGCATGGGCGCGGCCTATGTCGTGGTTGAGGGCCAGGCGAACCCGACCCTGTTGGCTTCGGGCGTTGACATGAAGTATGCCTACGATGCGACCGAGAACGTCACGCGCGTGCTGGTTGTCGGCATGGCGCAGGGCGCGGCCTTCCAGGGCGACTTCCTCCAGGTCAACGGCACCGTCCGCAGCATCGAGATGGCCACGTACTACGGTGCGCCGGTCACTGCGAAGCTGCCGTCCACCTTCGAGCTGCTCCAGAACTACCCGAACCCGTTCAACCCGACGACGACGATCAGC